A window from Pseudonocardia cypriaca encodes these proteins:
- a CDS encoding serine/threonine-protein kinase: MAPDEADALGDVPRVVAGRYELGSVLGAGSSAVVHRARDLRRGVEVAIKCFRPGGSERDLRQQRQEMALLARLDHPGLVRLHDGGLVDECPFVVTDLVEGPTLAERIASGPPLAPGAVRRLGAHLADALAYVHSAGIVHRDVKPANVLLGDGGRPRLADFGIARALEATAATADGCVVGTAAYLAPEQVRGEHVAPATDVYALGLVLLESLTGRREYPGAAVESATARLYRAPAVPEGLPAGLGTVLRAMTQDDPRRRPPAAAVAAALAADPASPAAALGLEAPARSRVGGHGRHRVGRPGARPVSRIALAALTTVVAMLSAAAAAPATPPTPITAVADVHDAIPLSARMR; the protein is encoded by the coding sequence ATGGCCCCCGACGAGGCTGATGCGCTCGGCGACGTCCCCCGCGTTGTCGCCGGCCGCTACGAGCTCGGGTCGGTGCTCGGCGCAGGATCGTCTGCCGTCGTGCACCGCGCCCGTGACCTGCGGCGCGGTGTCGAGGTAGCGATCAAGTGCTTCCGGCCGGGCGGCTCGGAGCGAGATCTGAGGCAGCAGCGTCAGGAGATGGCGCTGCTGGCACGACTGGACCATCCGGGACTCGTCCGTCTGCACGACGGTGGACTCGTGGACGAATGCCCGTTCGTCGTCACCGACCTGGTCGAGGGGCCCACGCTCGCCGAGCGGATCGCCTCGGGCCCGCCGCTCGCCCCGGGTGCGGTGCGTCGTCTCGGCGCCCACCTCGCCGACGCGCTGGCCTACGTCCACTCGGCCGGCATCGTGCACCGCGACGTGAAGCCGGCCAACGTCCTGCTCGGTGACGGCGGGCGCCCGCGCCTCGCCGACTTCGGCATCGCCCGGGCGCTCGAGGCCACCGCGGCCACCGCGGACGGCTGCGTCGTCGGCACCGCCGCCTACCTCGCCCCCGAACAGGTGCGCGGGGAGCACGTGGCCCCGGCCACCGACGTCTACGCGCTCGGCCTGGTGCTGCTGGAGTCCCTGACGGGGCGGCGGGAGTACCCGGGCGCCGCGGTCGAGTCGGCCACCGCCCGGCTGTACCGCGCTCCGGCGGTGCCCGAAGGGCTGCCCGCCGGGCTCGGGACCGTTCTGAGGGCGATGACGCAGGACGACCCGCGGCGTCGGCCCCCGGCGGCCGCCGTGGCCGCCGCGCTCGCGGCCGACCCCGCTTCACCCGCCGCTGCTCTGGGGCTCGAAGCGCCTGCCCGGTCCCGGGTGGGCGGCCACGGGCGGCATCGGGTGGGCCGCCCCGGCGCTCGACCGGTCTCCCGGATCGCGCTCGCCGCCCTCACCACGGTCGTCGCGATGCTCTCCGCCGCTGCCGCCGCGCCCGCCACCCCGCCGACCCCGATCACGGCGGTGGCGGACGTCCACGACGCGATCCCCTTGTCGGCGCGGATGCGCTGA
- a CDS encoding FAD binding domain-containing protein — MIPVGFDYARPDSVDAALALLAEHGEDATLLAGGHSLLPVMKLRLAAPELVIDIGKLAELQYVRVDGDEVVIGAGTRHRTIETSDVLAAECPLLPAVARTVGDPQVRHRGTLGGSLAHADPASDLPAAVLALGGTVVLRSPRGERQVPITGFYTGVFSSVKEPDELIVEVRVPRTGGAGWAYEKFTRRANDWAIVGVAVVDGRVGLVNMGSTPLRASQTEAALADGASIEDAAALADQGTEPPTDLGATAEYRRHLARVLTRRALTTAANG; from the coding sequence GTGATCCCCGTCGGCTTCGACTACGCCCGTCCCGACTCGGTCGACGCGGCGCTCGCCCTGCTCGCCGAGCACGGTGAGGACGCCACGCTGCTCGCGGGTGGCCACTCGCTGCTCCCGGTCATGAAGCTGCGGCTGGCCGCGCCCGAGCTCGTGATCGACATCGGCAAGCTCGCGGAGCTGCAGTACGTCCGGGTCGACGGCGACGAGGTCGTGATCGGCGCGGGCACCCGGCACCGCACGATCGAGACCTCGGACGTGCTGGCGGCCGAGTGCCCGCTGCTGCCCGCCGTCGCCCGCACGGTGGGTGACCCGCAGGTGCGCCACCGCGGCACGCTCGGCGGCTCGCTCGCCCACGCCGACCCGGCCTCCGACCTCCCCGCCGCCGTGCTCGCCCTCGGTGGCACGGTGGTGCTGCGCAGCCCGCGCGGCGAGCGGCAGGTACCGATCACCGGCTTCTACACCGGCGTGTTCTCCTCGGTGAAGGAACCGGACGAGCTGATCGTCGAGGTCCGGGTGCCGCGCACCGGCGGAGCGGGCTGGGCCTACGAGAAGTTCACCCGGCGCGCGAACGACTGGGCCATCGTCGGGGTCGCGGTCGTCGACGGCCGGGTGGGGCTGGTCAACATGGGCTCCACCCCGCTGCGGGCCTCGCAGACCGAGGCCGCGCTCGCGGACGGCGCCTCCATCGAGGACGCCGCGGCGCTGGCCGATCAGGGCACCGAGCCGCCGACGGACCTCGGCGCCACGGCGGAGTACCGACGACACCTCGCGCGCGTCCTCACCCGCAGGGCCCTCACGACTGCCGCCAACGGGTGA
- a CDS encoding (2Fe-2S)-binding protein, producing MTEKVQITVNGEATTADVEPRLLLVHYLRDVVGLKATNIGCDTTSCGACTVLLDGESVKSCTVLAVQADQQSVTTMEGLSPDPEHLHPVAAAFRAEHGLQCGFCTPGMVMAAAGLLEENPHPTEREVREGLEGNLCRCTGYHNIVRAVLAAAGKDPAEAEDSPAELAAPGFSTGSGS from the coding sequence GTGACCGAGAAGGTCCAGATCACGGTCAACGGCGAGGCCACCACCGCGGACGTCGAGCCGCGGCTGCTGCTCGTGCACTACCTGCGCGACGTGGTCGGGCTCAAGGCCACCAACATCGGCTGCGACACCACGTCCTGCGGGGCGTGCACCGTGCTGCTCGACGGCGAGTCGGTGAAGTCGTGCACGGTGCTCGCCGTGCAGGCCGACCAGCAGTCGGTCACCACGATGGAGGGGCTCTCGCCCGATCCGGAGCACCTGCACCCGGTGGCGGCGGCGTTCCGCGCCGAGCACGGACTGCAGTGCGGTTTCTGCACGCCGGGCATGGTGATGGCCGCGGCCGGCCTGCTGGAGGAGAACCCGCACCCCACCGAGCGGGAGGTGCGCGAAGGCCTGGAGGGCAACCTCTGCCGCTGCACCGGCTACCACAACATCGTCCGGGCCGTGCTGGCCGCGGCGGGGAAGGACCCGGCAGAGGCCGAGGACTCGCCCGCCGAGCTCGCAGCACCCGGCTTCTCCACCGGGAGCGGCTCGTGA
- a CDS encoding xanthine dehydrogenase family protein molybdopterin-binding subunit has product MSIMGTRVVRTEDPVFLSRGATYTDDLTDERLTGALHLTLVRSPLAHGRITGIDVEAAKAAPGVVAVFTAADLDLSPALLFPAANRAMVRPFLAGDRVRFVGEPVAAVLTEHPYQGQDAADLVEVDYDPLPAVIDLKESLADEVVLFEEAGTNLALAFDDQEFDEHLFDDCEVVVTDEIVNQRLAASPLETRAAAAAWGDDGRLTLFASSQNAQMARDEVAGWLGIEPAQVHVILPDVGGGFGAKIGGDPTFALVAWLAKQVGRPVRWTETRSENMTGMLQGRAQLQTITIGGRRDGTVLAYRLDVLADAGGYPAVGVFLPFFTRQMAPGVYDIPKVESRARVLVTTTTPTGAYRGAGRPEATAAIERAMDLFAAEIGMDPAEVRKRNVVPPDKFPFTTKGGATYDTGEYEKAIDRVLEAAGYSDLRAEQAARRERGDVVQLGIGVSAYVEITGGGEFREDASVEVHPDGAVTVLTGTSPHGQGHATAWAMLASEHLGIPIEKITVKHGDTDLIPRGVGTMGSRSLQTGGVAVYQAAGQLVEIAKQRAADLLEASVDDLEVVDGRVTVKGTGTGVDLADLAAKEQLRVDTAFDSGAATFPFGAHVAVVEVDTESGKAVVDRIVTVDDAGPVLNPLLAEGQRHGGIAQGISQALLEEVVYDADGNPLTATFADYGFPSAAELPSFTLVSMETPTPLNPIGAKGIGEAGTIGATPAVQSAVIDAVSHLGVRHIDMPTSPLRVWEAIRAAGGVK; this is encoded by the coding sequence ATGAGCATCATGGGCACGCGCGTTGTCCGCACAGAGGATCCGGTGTTCCTCTCGCGGGGAGCGACATACACCGACGACCTGACCGACGAGCGGTTGACCGGTGCACTGCACCTCACGCTCGTCCGGTCCCCACTGGCGCACGGCCGCATCACCGGGATCGACGTCGAGGCGGCCAAGGCCGCGCCCGGCGTCGTCGCGGTGTTCACCGCCGCCGACCTCGACCTCTCGCCCGCGCTGCTGTTCCCGGCCGCGAACCGGGCGATGGTCCGGCCGTTCCTCGCGGGTGACCGGGTGCGGTTCGTGGGGGAGCCCGTCGCGGCCGTCCTCACCGAGCACCCGTACCAGGGGCAGGACGCGGCCGACCTGGTGGAGGTCGACTACGACCCGCTGCCGGCCGTGATCGACCTGAAGGAGTCCCTCGCGGACGAGGTCGTGCTGTTCGAGGAGGCGGGCACCAACCTCGCGCTCGCGTTCGACGACCAGGAGTTCGACGAGCACCTGTTCGACGACTGCGAGGTCGTCGTCACGGACGAGATCGTCAACCAGCGCCTGGCGGCCTCTCCGCTGGAGACGCGCGCCGCCGCGGCCGCATGGGGCGACGACGGGCGGCTCACGCTGTTCGCGTCCTCGCAGAACGCGCAGATGGCCCGTGACGAGGTGGCGGGCTGGCTCGGCATCGAACCGGCGCAGGTCCACGTGATCCTGCCGGACGTCGGCGGCGGGTTCGGCGCGAAGATCGGTGGCGACCCGACGTTCGCGCTGGTCGCGTGGCTGGCGAAGCAGGTCGGGCGGCCGGTCCGGTGGACCGAGACCCGCTCGGAGAACATGACCGGGATGCTGCAGGGCCGCGCCCAGCTGCAGACGATCACGATCGGCGGGCGCCGCGACGGCACCGTCCTCGCGTACCGGCTCGACGTGCTCGCCGACGCGGGCGGCTACCCGGCCGTCGGCGTGTTCCTGCCGTTCTTCACGCGGCAGATGGCGCCGGGCGTCTACGACATCCCGAAGGTGGAGTCGCGGGCCCGGGTGCTGGTCACCACCACGACTCCCACCGGCGCTTACCGCGGCGCAGGCCGCCCGGAGGCGACGGCGGCGATCGAGCGGGCCATGGACCTGTTCGCCGCCGAGATCGGCATGGACCCGGCCGAGGTGCGCAAGCGCAACGTGGTGCCGCCGGACAAGTTCCCGTTCACCACGAAGGGCGGGGCCACCTACGACACCGGCGAGTACGAGAAGGCCATCGACCGGGTGCTGGAGGCCGCCGGGTACTCCGACCTGCGGGCCGAGCAGGCGGCGCGGCGGGAGCGCGGCGACGTCGTGCAGCTCGGCATCGGCGTCTCGGCCTACGTCGAGATCACCGGCGGCGGGGAGTTCCGCGAGGACGCCTCGGTCGAGGTGCACCCCGACGGCGCTGTGACCGTGCTCACCGGCACCTCCCCACACGGTCAGGGGCATGCGACGGCGTGGGCGATGCTCGCCAGCGAGCACCTGGGCATCCCGATCGAGAAGATCACCGTCAAGCACGGCGACACCGACCTCATCCCGCGCGGCGTCGGCACGATGGGCTCGCGGAGCCTGCAGACCGGCGGCGTCGCGGTGTACCAGGCGGCCGGCCAGCTGGTGGAGATCGCCAAGCAGCGCGCCGCCGACCTGCTGGAGGCGAGCGTCGACGACCTCGAGGTCGTCGACGGCCGCGTCACGGTGAAGGGCACCGGCACCGGCGTCGATCTCGCCGACCTGGCCGCGAAGGAGCAGCTGCGCGTCGACACCGCGTTCGACAGCGGGGCCGCCACGTTCCCGTTCGGTGCGCACGTCGCGGTGGTCGAGGTCGACACCGAGTCGGGCAAGGCGGTGGTCGACCGGATCGTCACGGTCGACGACGCGGGCCCGGTGCTCAACCCGCTCCTCGCGGAGGGGCAGCGCCACGGCGGCATCGCGCAGGGCATCTCACAGGCCCTGCTGGAGGAGGTCGTCTACGACGCCGACGGCAACCCGCTCACGGCCACGTTCGCCGACTACGGGTTCCCGTCCGCGGCAGAGCTGCCCAGCTTCACGCTGGTGAGCATGGAGACGCCGACGCCGCTGAACCCCATCGGCGCGAAGGGCATCGGCGAGGCGGGCACCATCGGCGCCACGCCGGCCGTGCAGAGCGCGGTGATCGACGCCGTGTCGCACCTCGGCGTCCGCCACATCGACATGCCGACCAGCCCGCTGAGGGTGTGGGAGGCCATCCGGGCTGCAGGGGGTGTGAAGTGA
- a CDS encoding RNA polymerase subunit sigma-70 — protein sequence MPSIVEAEFTAAVAPFRGEVTAHCYRMLGSLADAEDIVQETWLRAWQAWPGFRPRLDDRERSVRAWLYKIATNRCLTFLGRTARRELPTAVTPGEAQEVRWLEPLPDGLMSYADHLDPAERLVAWESVELAFLVALQHLPPRQRAALLLREVLGYSAAETADLLDTSVAAVNSALQRARLPRAQPAPDRDAPGTAELARRYAAAWEAGDVEAIVAMLAEDARFSMPPLPEWYAGRDAIREFLVTGPLTDRWRFLPTSANGMPAFATYSWDGTAFVPMGLDVLTVRDGVVQEVVSFLEADFSRFGLPGRIER from the coding sequence GTGCCGTCCATCGTCGAGGCCGAGTTCACCGCCGCCGTCGCGCCGTTCCGCGGCGAAGTCACCGCGCACTGCTACCGGATGCTCGGGTCGCTCGCCGACGCGGAGGACATCGTGCAGGAGACGTGGCTGCGGGCGTGGCAGGCGTGGCCCGGCTTCCGGCCCCGCTTGGACGACCGCGAGCGGTCCGTGCGCGCGTGGCTGTACAAGATCGCCACCAACCGCTGCCTGACGTTCCTCGGGCGCACCGCACGCCGGGAGCTGCCGACCGCGGTGACGCCCGGCGAGGCACAGGAGGTGCGCTGGTTGGAACCGCTGCCCGACGGCCTGATGTCCTACGCCGACCACCTGGACCCGGCGGAGCGGCTGGTCGCGTGGGAGAGCGTCGAGCTGGCGTTCCTGGTGGCCCTCCAGCACCTGCCGCCCCGGCAGCGCGCCGCGCTCCTGCTCCGCGAGGTGCTCGGCTACTCGGCCGCCGAGACGGCCGACCTGCTCGACACCTCGGTCGCGGCGGTGAACAGCGCGCTGCAGCGCGCCCGCCTGCCGCGGGCGCAACCCGCACCGGACCGGGACGCGCCGGGAACGGCCGAGCTGGCCCGTCGGTACGCCGCCGCGTGGGAGGCGGGCGACGTCGAGGCGATCGTGGCGATGCTCGCCGAGGACGCGCGCTTCTCGATGCCCCCGCTGCCGGAGTGGTACGCCGGGCGGGACGCCATCAGGGAGTTCCTGGTCACCGGCCCGCTCACCGACCGGTGGCGATTCCTCCCGACCAGCGCCAACGGCATGCCGGCGTTCGCGACCTACTCGTGGGACGGCACCGCGTTCGTCCCGATGGGGCTCGACGTACTCACGGTGCGCGATGGCGTCGTGCAGGAGGTCGTGTCGTTCCTGGAGGCCGACTTCTCCCGCTTCGGGCTCCCGGGGCGGATCGAGCGATGA
- a CDS encoding YybH family protein yields the protein MKTDEEEIRELIERWAAAVHAGDLDEVLADHPGDIVMFDVPPPQQGVRGIEAYRDTWPGFFEWQAQGATFDIVELDVTAGEDVAFAWALLRCGTAEHHAANPEHRLRITFGLRKENGRWLVAHEHHSFPDETVTSDAEIRAVQDLQP from the coding sequence ATGAAGACCGATGAGGAAGAGATCCGAGAGCTGATCGAGCGGTGGGCGGCCGCCGTGCACGCAGGCGACCTCGACGAGGTGCTGGCCGACCACCCCGGCGACATCGTGATGTTCGACGTGCCGCCGCCCCAGCAGGGCGTCCGCGGCATCGAGGCCTATCGCGACACGTGGCCGGGCTTCTTCGAGTGGCAGGCGCAGGGGGCGACGTTCGACATCGTCGAGCTCGACGTCACGGCGGGCGAGGACGTCGCGTTCGCGTGGGCGCTGCTGCGCTGCGGCACCGCCGAGCACCACGCGGCCAACCCCGAGCACCGGCTGCGGATCACGTTCGGCCTCCGCAAGGAGAACGGACGCTGGCTGGTGGCGCACGAGCACCACTCGTTCCCCGACGAGACGGTCACGAGCGACGCGGAGATCCGCGCCGTGCAGGACCTGCAGCCGTAG
- the thiC gene encoding phosphomethylpyrimidine synthase ThiC, whose translation MTAVAPSVTTGPIRGSHKAYLDGPDGLRVPVRRIELSTGEHHDVYDTSGPYTDDTAPIDLAAGLPPLRAPWITAREPGTQLAYARAGLITPEMRFAAIREGVDAELVRSEVAAGRAVVPANRRHPESEPMVIGKRFLVKVNANIGNSAVSSSIEDEVEKMVWATRWGADTVMDLSTGRNITETRECILRNSPVPIGTVPIYQALEKAGGDPAKLSWELYRDVVVEQCEQGVDYMTVHAGVLLRYVPLTAKRVTGIVSRGGSIMAAWCLAHHRESFLYTRFEELCDILRAYDVTFSLGDGLRPGSIADANDEAQLAELRTLGELTAVARSKDVQVMIEGPGHVPLHKIDENVRLEEEWCGGAPFYTLGPLATDIAPGYDHITSAIGAARIAQRGTAMLCYVTPKEHLGLPDRDDVKTGVITYKIAAHAADLAKEHPRAQARDDALSAARFEFRWLDQFHLSLDPDTALAFHDETLPAEPAKTAHFCSMCGPKFCSMRITQDVRDYAEANGLTTVAAIEAGMAEKAEEFTESGGRINLPLA comes from the coding sequence ATGACCGCTGTCGCGCCGTCCGTCACGACCGGCCCCATCAGGGGCTCGCACAAGGCGTATCTCGATGGACCGGACGGGCTGCGCGTCCCGGTCCGCCGCATCGAGCTGTCCACCGGCGAGCACCACGACGTGTACGACACCTCGGGCCCGTACACCGACGACACCGCCCCGATCGACCTCGCCGCGGGCCTGCCACCGCTGCGCGCCCCGTGGATCACGGCCCGCGAGCCGGGCACCCAGCTCGCCTACGCCAGGGCCGGCCTGATCACGCCGGAGATGCGGTTCGCCGCGATCCGGGAAGGCGTCGACGCCGAGCTGGTGCGGTCCGAGGTCGCCGCGGGCCGCGCGGTGGTCCCCGCGAACCGGAGGCACCCGGAGTCGGAGCCCATGGTGATCGGGAAGCGGTTCCTGGTGAAGGTCAACGCCAACATCGGCAACTCCGCCGTCAGTTCCTCGATCGAGGACGAGGTGGAGAAGATGGTGTGGGCCACGCGCTGGGGCGCCGACACCGTCATGGACCTCTCGACCGGCAGGAACATCACCGAGACCCGCGAGTGCATCCTGCGCAACTCACCCGTCCCGATCGGCACCGTGCCGATCTACCAGGCGCTGGAGAAGGCGGGCGGGGATCCCGCGAAGCTGTCGTGGGAGCTCTACCGCGACGTCGTGGTCGAGCAGTGCGAGCAGGGCGTCGACTACATGACGGTGCACGCGGGCGTGCTGCTGCGCTACGTGCCGCTCACCGCGAAGCGCGTCACCGGGATCGTCTCCCGGGGTGGCTCGATCATGGCGGCCTGGTGCCTCGCCCACCACCGCGAGTCGTTCCTCTACACCCGTTTCGAGGAGCTCTGCGACATCCTGCGCGCCTACGACGTCACGTTCTCCCTCGGCGACGGGCTGCGGCCCGGTTCGATCGCCGACGCCAACGACGAGGCGCAGCTCGCGGAGCTGCGGACGCTGGGCGAGCTCACCGCGGTCGCGCGCTCCAAGGACGTGCAGGTGATGATCGAGGGGCCCGGGCACGTCCCGCTGCACAAGATCGACGAGAACGTGCGGCTGGAGGAGGAGTGGTGCGGCGGCGCGCCCTTCTACACCCTCGGCCCGCTCGCCACCGACATCGCGCCCGGCTACGACCACATCACCAGCGCGATCGGCGCCGCCCGGATCGCCCAGCGCGGCACCGCGATGCTCTGCTACGTCACGCCGAAGGAGCACCTCGGCCTGCCGGACCGCGACGACGTGAAGACCGGCGTGATCACCTACAAGATCGCCGCTCACGCCGCCGACCTGGCCAAGGAGCACCCGCGCGCCCAGGCCCGCGACGACGCGCTGTCGGCGGCCCGGTTCGAGTTCCGCTGGCTCGACCAGTTCCACCTCTCCCTCGACCCGGACACCGCGCTCGCCTTCCACGACGAGACCCTGCCCGCCGAGCCCGCCAAGACGGCCCACTTCTGCTCCATGTGCGGGCCGAAGTTCTGCTCGATGCGGATCACGCAGGACGTCCGCGACTACGCCGAGGCCAACGGCCTGACCACGGTCGCGGCGATCGAGGCCGGGATGGCGGAGAAGGCGGAGGAGTTCACGGAGTCCGGCGGCCGGATCAACCTCCCGCTGGCCTGA
- the thiD gene encoding bifunctional hydroxymethylpyrimidine kinase/phosphomethylpyrimidine kinase, producing the protein MAESTVGTTPPTVMTIAGTDSGGGAGVVADLRAMAACGAHGCVAVTAVTVQNTLGVTGVHTIPPEVVAAQIESVAGDIALGAVKTGMLADTPIIEAIVDACDRVGIGGDGVPLVIDPVAASMHGDPLLADAALDAYRTLLFPRAVLATPNLDEVRLLAGVDVHDRAAQYEAAKVMHGFGPQYVLIKGGHLQEDTDVCVDLLYDGHTFTELPGPRFDTGNTHGSGDNMASAIASWLARGVPVPEAVALGKRYVVEAVRHSYPLGGGHGPISPLWAVRPWWEQTD; encoded by the coding sequence ATGGCTGAGTCCACCGTGGGCACCACACCCCCGACCGTCATGACGATCGCGGGCACCGACTCCGGCGGCGGCGCCGGCGTCGTGGCCGACCTGCGGGCCATGGCGGCCTGCGGGGCGCACGGCTGCGTGGCCGTCACCGCGGTCACCGTGCAGAACACCCTGGGCGTCACCGGCGTCCACACGATCCCGCCGGAGGTCGTGGCGGCCCAGATCGAGTCGGTCGCAGGCGACATCGCTCTCGGCGCGGTCAAGACCGGGATGCTGGCCGACACGCCGATCATCGAGGCGATCGTCGACGCCTGCGACCGCGTCGGCATCGGCGGCGACGGGGTCCCACTGGTCATCGACCCGGTCGCGGCCTCCATGCACGGCGACCCGCTCCTCGCCGACGCGGCCCTCGACGCCTACCGCACCTTGCTCTTCCCCCGCGCCGTGCTGGCCACGCCCAACCTCGACGAGGTGCGCCTGCTCGCAGGCGTTGACGTGCACGACCGCGCGGCCCAGTACGAGGCGGCCAAGGTGATGCACGGGTTCGGCCCGCAGTACGTCCTGATCAAGGGCGGGCACCTGCAGGAGGACACCGACGTGTGCGTCGACCTCCTCTACGACGGGCACACGTTCACCGAGCTGCCCGGCCCGCGCTTCGACACCGGCAACACGCACGGGAGCGGGGACAACATGGCGTCCGCCATCGCGTCCTGGCTCGCCCGCGGCGTGCCGGTGCCCGAGGCCGTCGCGCTCGGGAAGCGCTACGTCGTCGAGGCCGTGCGGCACTCGTACCCGCTCGGCGGGGGCCACGGCCCGATCTCACCGCTGTGGGCGGTCCGGCCCTGGTGGGAGCAGACCGACTGA
- a CDS encoding nitroreductase family deazaflavin-dependent oxidoreductase, whose protein sequence is MPLEGEYEISPTGWVREQTEKIFETGTTESVDIKGRPVVLLTTRGAKTGKLRKVPLMRVEHEGDYAIVASLGGAPKHPVWYYNVKADPHVELQDGTESRDFKAREVTGEEKAIWWERAVAAYPDYADYQKKTTREIPVFVLEPLEV, encoded by the coding sequence ATGCCACTCGAAGGTGAGTACGAGATCAGCCCGACCGGATGGGTCCGCGAACAGACCGAGAAGATCTTCGAGACCGGGACCACGGAGAGCGTCGACATCAAAGGCCGCCCCGTGGTGCTGCTGACCACGCGCGGCGCCAAGACCGGGAAGTTGCGCAAGGTCCCACTGATGCGCGTGGAGCACGAGGGCGACTACGCCATCGTCGCCTCCTTGGGAGGCGCGCCGAAGCACCCCGTCTGGTACTACAACGTCAAGGCCGACCCGCACGTCGAGCTGCAGGACGGCACGGAGTCGCGGGACTTCAAGGCGCGCGAGGTCACCGGCGAGGAGAAGGCGATCTGGTGGGAGCGGGCCGTCGCGGCCTACCCGGACTACGCCGACTACCAGAAGAAGACGACCCGGGAGATCCCCGTGTTCGTCCTGGAGCCGCTGGAGGTCTGA